From Granulicella cerasi, a single genomic window includes:
- a CDS encoding type IV pilin protein, which produces MTNATKRPARIASAAEAGFTLIELLIVMSVILILMTLAVPAMQKTIKRANETSAINSLRTLNQMEGQYNSTYPTHGFACSLSALGGKPGSGTPTAEASQLIPEDLASGSKSGYTFVISNCTKTTVNNQDQFNSYQITAVPNSVGHTGDRGFCTDENAQIHFDAKGGTNCTDLLQ; this is translated from the coding sequence ATGACGAACGCAACAAAGCGCCCCGCGCGCATCGCCTCCGCCGCTGAAGCGGGCTTCACGCTCATCGAACTGCTGATCGTTATGTCGGTCATCCTGATCCTCATGACGCTGGCCGTTCCGGCTATGCAGAAGACGATCAAGCGAGCCAACGAGACCTCGGCGATCAACAGCCTCCGCACGCTGAACCAGATGGAAGGCCAGTACAACTCGACCTACCCGACGCACGGCTTCGCCTGCTCGCTTTCGGCGCTCGGCGGTAAGCCCGGCTCCGGCACACCGACGGCAGAGGCTTCGCAGCTGATCCCCGAAGATTTGGCCTCCGGCTCCAAGTCCGGTTACACCTTCGTGATCTCCAACTGCACGAAGACCACTGTGAACAATCAGGACCAGTTCAACTCTTACCAGATCACCGCCGTGCCGAACTCCGTCGGTCACACCGGCGACCGTGGCTTCTGCACCGACGAAAACGCGCAGATCCACTTTGACGCCAAGGGCGGCACGAACTGCACCGACCTCCTGCAGTAA
- a CDS encoding LolA family protein — protein sequence MKFRSLLSALLIAAPLALAAQTPSTKDLASRVNAHYNHLQSLETRYTERYRGMGIDRTETGTLLLRKPGRMRWSYDSPKGKLFVVDGKYAISWTPGDSQADRIPVKKLDDLHTPLRFLLGHTELEKEFASLTLAPLGGGQFTLSGAPRGMENKVRAIILTVTADGTIHAMRIEELDGAITEFAFTNLRENVPTKPEDFTFDPPAGVSIVDGASPI from the coding sequence ATGAAGTTTCGCTCGCTGCTCTCAGCTCTGCTCATCGCCGCCCCGCTTGCTCTAGCCGCGCAAACGCCCTCCACCAAAGACCTGGCCAGCAGGGTGAACGCGCATTACAACCACTTGCAGTCGCTTGAAACCCGCTACACCGAGCGCTATCGCGGCATGGGCATCGACCGCACTGAGACCGGCACACTCCTTCTGCGCAAACCAGGCCGCATGCGCTGGAGCTACGACTCACCGAAGGGCAAGCTCTTCGTCGTGGACGGCAAGTACGCCATCTCGTGGACGCCCGGCGACTCGCAGGCCGACCGCATCCCGGTCAAGAAGCTCGATGATCTGCACACCCCTCTCCGTTTCCTGCTCGGCCACACCGAGCTCGAGAAGGAGTTCGCCAGCCTGACGCTTGCTCCCCTCGGCGGTGGGCAGTTCACGCTCTCCGGCGCGCCACGCGGTATGGAGAACAAGGTTCGCGCCATCATTCTCACCGTTACGGCTGACGGTACGATCCACGCGATGCGCATCGAGGAGCTCGACGGCGCGATCACCGAGTTCGCCTTCACGAACCTGCGCGAAAACGTCCCGACCAAACCCGAAGACTTCACCTTCGATCCACCCGCCGGAGTCAGCATCGTTGACGGCGCATCTCCCATCTAA
- a CDS encoding beta-N-acetylhexosaminidase — protein sequence MLNSRRLGYTSAFLAAITLSASAQMHLVPEPRSVAAKGNVSLTGGVTIVCDGCDADDRFAASDLQQTLTERHVPTGAGLRIVLQRLAQHPDSQFTDAMKPEGYTIAYTPGTLTLTGATAPGVFYAAQTAKQLITAAPGATPMLQAADIRDWPAMKYRGLHDDLSRGPVDTLEFQKKLIRTLAAYKANVYSPYFESTQAYPSMPLSAIPGASLTPAEATALVAYAAQFHITVIPEQEAFGHVRHMLTWEQYANAAETPHGGVLAPGQPQSMQMIDGMFKDLAKMYPGPFLHIGGDETFELGYGRTRPDVDTRGLAPVYLDFMQKIVADLQPLNRKILFWGDIVGNERSAPLLKALPQSFKNSVTAVAWGYSPKPDFSSYLKPFADSGIPFWVAPSVNNYRQMWPNQNEALLDIQGFTRDGQKMGAQGQLNTLWNDTGESLANANWYGILFGAAAAWQQGESSIPQFQQSYGAVFHGDSTDLVDQAQNELNAAMQLLHDTKGFSGSDGTDGLFWVDPWSRHGQKYAVAMRPIAAPLRLHAERAIALLVQARTANPNLREQDALNAIDFAARRIDFLGLVYQLSDEMINDFAQAQATASSDHWKKAKPGVNWLFSEINSVNGRMQDLTYGYSYLRDQYEKQWLSSYRPANLRPVLERYDYTIQLWLSRIDQMRVMQRDWSDNHVINPAEAAKLGIPAPLTPVAASPIDTAPKP from the coding sequence ATGTTGAACTCACGTCGCCTCGGTTACACCAGCGCCTTCCTCGCCGCGATCACGCTTAGCGCATCGGCCCAGATGCATCTGGTGCCAGAGCCACGCAGCGTCGCCGCAAAGGGTAATGTCTCGCTGACCGGCGGCGTCACCATCGTTTGCGACGGCTGCGATGCCGACGACCGCTTTGCCGCGAGCGACCTGCAGCAAACCCTCACGGAGCGCCACGTCCCCACCGGCGCCGGCCTCCGCATCGTGCTGCAGCGACTCGCGCAGCACCCTGACTCCCAGTTCACCGACGCGATGAAGCCCGAGGGCTACACCATCGCCTACACACCCGGCACCCTCACCCTCACCGGCGCCACCGCCCCGGGCGTGTTCTACGCGGCGCAAACCGCCAAGCAGCTCATCACCGCGGCCCCCGGCGCGACGCCCATGCTGCAGGCCGCCGACATTCGCGATTGGCCCGCAATGAAGTACCGCGGCCTGCACGACGACCTTTCGCGCGGTCCCGTCGACACCCTCGAGTTCCAGAAGAAGCTCATCCGCACGCTCGCCGCTTATAAAGCCAACGTCTACTCGCCGTACTTCGAGTCCACACAGGCCTATCCGTCAATGCCGCTCTCGGCGATCCCCGGTGCGAGCCTGACGCCAGCGGAAGCCACCGCGCTCGTCGCCTATGCCGCGCAGTTCCACATCACCGTGATCCCCGAGCAGGAAGCCTTCGGCCACGTCCGGCACATGCTTACCTGGGAGCAGTACGCCAACGCAGCGGAAACACCGCACGGCGGTGTGCTCGCGCCCGGCCAGCCGCAATCCATGCAGATGATCGATGGCATGTTCAAGGACCTCGCCAAGATGTACCCCGGCCCGTTCCTGCACATCGGTGGCGATGAAACCTTCGAACTCGGCTACGGCCGCACGCGCCCGGACGTCGACACTCGCGGCCTCGCGCCGGTCTACCTCGACTTCATGCAGAAGATCGTCGCCGACCTGCAGCCACTCAACCGCAAGATCCTTTTCTGGGGAGACATCGTCGGCAACGAGCGCTCGGCACCGCTGCTGAAGGCGCTGCCGCAGAGCTTCAAGAACAGCGTGACCGCCGTGGCGTGGGGTTACTCGCCGAAGCCTGACTTCAGCAGCTACCTGAAGCCCTTCGCTGACAGCGGCATCCCCTTCTGGGTAGCGCCGTCCGTCAACAACTATCGCCAGATGTGGCCGAACCAGAACGAAGCGCTGCTCGATATCCAGGGCTTCACCCGCGACGGCCAGAAAATGGGCGCTCAGGGCCAGCTCAATACGCTGTGGAACGACACCGGCGAGTCGCTCGCGAACGCGAACTGGTACGGCATCCTCTTCGGCGCCGCCGCCGCATGGCAGCAGGGGGAAAGTTCGATTCCGCAATTCCAGCAGAGCTACGGCGCGGTCTTCCACGGCGATTCAACGGACCTCGTCGATCAGGCGCAGAACGAGCTGAACGCCGCCATGCAGTTGCTGCACGACACCAAGGGCTTCAGCGGATCCGATGGCACCGACGGCCTCTTCTGGGTCGATCCCTGGTCGCGCCACGGACAGAAATACGCTGTGGCCATGCGCCCCATCGCCGCGCCGCTGCGCCTTCATGCCGAGCGCGCCATCGCGCTGCTCGTACAGGCACGCACCGCCAACCCGAACCTGCGCGAACAGGATGCGCTGAACGCGATCGACTTTGCCGCGCGCCGTATCGACTTCCTCGGCCTCGTCTATCAGCTCTCCGACGAGATGATCAACGACTTCGCACAGGCGCAGGCCACGGCCTCCTCTGATCACTGGAAGAAGGCCAAGCCAGGCGTCAACTGGCTCTTCTCTGAGATCAACAGTGTGAACGGCCGCATGCAGGACCTCACCTACGGCTACTCCTACCTGCGCGATCAGTACGAGAAGCAGTGGCTCTCCAGCTATCGCCCCGCGAACCTGCGTCCCGTACTCGAGCGCTACGACTACACCATCCAGCTCTGGCTTTCGCGCATCGATCAGATGCGCGTGATGCAACGCGACTGGAGCGACAATCACGTCATCAACCCGGCAGAAGCCGCCAAACTTGGCATCCCCGCACCGCTCACTCCAGTCGCCGCTTCGCCCATCGACACCGCTCCCAAGCCGTAA
- a CDS encoding TolC family protein, with translation MIYSTSKFFLAGAVCVATAAPAMLRAQQTADPLPAAPSSVLQQQVVKEKELSKNAGSGAKFTPAATVKTPQGEMRDTATADPRPLSLDDAISYALVGNHRVKYDLANLHEVQGLQSTVLSAIIPNLTLQASSSAQQINLAAMGFKPALLGEVGSLLNVDLSNFSTIVRINVTQAQIGASQQLFNLPDLELYRAAKSERQVVDFNYLNSRGNVVTAVGTAYLQVIADRANLENAKTQEVASKRTFDDAFARRNAGVGTNLDALRAQVDYQQRQQTTVAQAAQVEKDIIQLNRIMGVPAEQQWEFTDAAPFAEFVDLTMADAMSTALLHRKDFLSLEAQIDVQQREYKAVKYQRLPTLAFKGFYGVIGETTGLYHGVFNAQGSLQVPVFREAAQRGEQQQISAALMGLRDREASLRTDMEAQIRMAMLDEQAANELVKVTRSKVELSNQELADERDRFAAGVDDNLPVIDAQASVTSAQAELVQALYKYNVAKLNLAQATGVVESRYRTYLGTELATTAKP, from the coding sequence GTGATCTATTCGACTTCCAAGTTCTTCCTCGCTGGGGCGGTGTGCGTTGCGACCGCTGCGCCGGCGATGCTGCGCGCGCAGCAGACGGCTGATCCGTTGCCGGCTGCGCCGTCCTCGGTCCTGCAGCAGCAGGTCGTCAAAGAGAAGGAACTCAGCAAAAACGCGGGTTCGGGCGCCAAGTTCACGCCAGCGGCCACGGTAAAGACGCCGCAGGGCGAGATGCGCGATACCGCCACGGCTGATCCGCGTCCGCTTTCCCTGGACGATGCTATTTCTTACGCGCTGGTGGGCAACCACCGCGTGAAGTACGACCTGGCGAATCTGCACGAGGTGCAGGGCCTGCAGTCGACGGTGCTTTCGGCGATCATCCCGAACCTCACGCTCCAAGCTTCGAGCAGCGCGCAGCAGATCAACCTGGCGGCAATGGGCTTCAAGCCCGCGTTGCTCGGCGAAGTCGGTTCGCTGTTGAATGTGGACTTGTCGAACTTCTCGACGATCGTCCGCATCAACGTGACACAGGCGCAGATCGGGGCCAGCCAGCAGCTGTTCAACCTGCCGGACCTTGAGCTGTACAGGGCCGCGAAGAGCGAGCGTCAGGTAGTGGACTTCAACTATTTGAACAGCCGCGGCAATGTGGTGACGGCCGTAGGCACCGCTTATCTGCAGGTGATTGCGGACCGCGCCAACCTGGAGAACGCGAAGACGCAGGAAGTCGCTTCCAAGCGCACGTTCGATGATGCGTTCGCGCGCAGGAATGCGGGCGTCGGCACGAACCTTGACGCGCTGCGCGCGCAGGTGGATTACCAGCAGCGCCAGCAGACGACCGTAGCGCAGGCCGCACAGGTCGAGAAAGACATCATCCAACTCAATCGCATTATGGGTGTGCCTGCCGAACAACAGTGGGAGTTCACCGACGCCGCTCCGTTTGCGGAGTTCGTTGATCTGACGATGGCCGATGCGATGTCAACGGCCTTGCTGCATCGCAAGGATTTCCTGAGCCTCGAAGCGCAGATCGACGTACAGCAGCGTGAGTACAAGGCGGTGAAGTATCAGCGACTGCCGACGCTCGCGTTCAAGGGGTTCTACGGCGTGATCGGTGAGACGACGGGGTTATATCACGGCGTGTTCAATGCGCAGGGAAGCCTGCAGGTTCCGGTCTTCCGCGAGGCCGCGCAGCGTGGAGAGCAGCAGCAGATTTCTGCGGCGCTTATGGGCTTGCGTGATCGGGAAGCCAGCCTTCGCACCGACATGGAAGCGCAGATTCGTATGGCGATGCTCGACGAGCAGGCAGCGAATGAGCTGGTGAAGGTCACGCGCAGCAAGGTGGAGCTCTCCAATCAGGAGCTCGCGGATGAGCGCGATCGTTTTGCCGCTGGTGTGGATGACAATCTGCCGGTGATCGATGCACAGGCGAGCGTGACCAGCGCGCAGGCTGAGCTCGTGCAGGCGCTCTACAAGTACAACGTAGCCAAGCTGAATCTCGCACAGGCAACGGGTGTCGTGGAGTCTCGTTACCGCACGTATCTGGGCACGGAGTTGGCGACGACCGCGAAGCCGTAA
- a CDS encoding alpha-amylase family glycosyl hydrolase: protein MGLRSGLLMGVLAVGVAASAQVLARPGWAGSGVEAEVWWRRGVFYRITPRFFQDSNGDGVGDLAGVEQRLDYLQRLGVDAIILVPPFNEDDFGLLARKAADAHVRILVELPAADEGLARKWLNQGAAGVVLRPQVGTTVDGASLQRLRKQVASFPGDRVLIADGRGVVPVSGGAQLREMAVLGVGTEDARALRSKLDSALLGSSDGVENVPLLHIEGEAQVAKNAQAQALQDRVIAAAALGSRAAVIFDAGRELGLISTDGSVVAMQWTPANVTSETPQPVVATKPKVEVYGAFTPYIPPPKLALPAPTRPVVVQSETAQPSDLNTLPGFSTAEFKVSEAVNGAASNAASEETDESSLLNFYRHLIALHHGNWSIRNGSQTLLNRDAQNVLVWVRRAPAGTRTTASVLIAANLSEQPASLDLQSDLQAMRVRAGVLRPLLTASVSEMLASAGNLLPTETADHLVLPGRTFFMGELYHEGAAAPSSTSPRRHRRRR from the coding sequence ATGGGTCTTCGCAGTGGCTTGTTGATGGGAGTGCTGGCGGTCGGTGTGGCCGCAAGCGCGCAGGTTCTTGCACGCCCGGGATGGGCTGGCTCAGGCGTTGAAGCCGAGGTCTGGTGGCGGCGTGGCGTGTTCTACCGGATTACGCCGAGGTTCTTCCAGGACTCGAACGGCGATGGCGTGGGCGACCTCGCGGGTGTGGAGCAGCGGCTCGATTACCTGCAGCGGCTGGGCGTGGATGCGATCATTCTGGTGCCGCCGTTCAACGAAGATGACTTTGGTTTGCTCGCTCGCAAAGCTGCTGATGCGCACGTGCGCATCCTGGTGGAGCTTCCAGCCGCGGATGAAGGACTTGCTCGCAAATGGCTGAACCAGGGTGCGGCTGGCGTTGTCCTCCGTCCGCAGGTGGGCACGACCGTAGATGGTGCCAGCCTGCAACGGCTCCGCAAGCAGGTCGCGTCGTTCCCGGGAGACCGCGTGCTGATCGCCGACGGACGCGGGGTGGTCCCGGTGTCAGGTGGCGCACAGCTTCGCGAGATGGCGGTGCTGGGTGTAGGCACGGAGGACGCGCGCGCGTTGCGCTCCAAGCTCGACTCTGCGTTGCTCGGTTCGAGCGACGGAGTGGAGAACGTTCCGCTGCTGCATATTGAGGGCGAAGCTCAGGTCGCGAAGAATGCGCAGGCACAGGCTCTGCAGGATCGCGTCATTGCGGCTGCCGCGTTGGGGTCGCGTGCCGCGGTGATTTTCGATGCGGGGCGCGAGCTTGGGCTGATCTCCACCGACGGTTCCGTGGTAGCAATGCAGTGGACGCCGGCCAACGTGACGAGCGAGACGCCACAGCCTGTCGTAGCAACGAAGCCGAAGGTCGAGGTCTACGGCGCGTTCACGCCGTACATTCCACCGCCGAAGTTGGCGCTACCCGCGCCGACGAGGCCGGTAGTCGTGCAGAGCGAAACCGCGCAGCCATCGGACCTGAACACGCTACCGGGTTTCAGCACGGCAGAGTTCAAGGTGAGTGAGGCGGTGAATGGAGCGGCGTCGAACGCAGCGAGTGAAGAGACGGACGAGTCTTCGCTGTTGAACTTTTATCGCCACCTGATCGCGTTGCATCATGGCAACTGGTCGATCCGCAACGGCTCGCAGACGCTGTTGAATCGCGATGCGCAGAACGTGTTGGTGTGGGTGCGACGTGCGCCTGCTGGGACGCGGACGACAGCGTCGGTGTTGATCGCAGCGAACCTCAGCGAGCAGCCTGCGTCGCTTGATCTGCAGAGCGACTTGCAGGCGATGCGCGTGCGAGCGGGGGTGCTGCGCCCGTTGCTCACGGCATCGGTGAGCGAGATGCTCGCCTCTGCGGGGAATCTGCTGCCGACGGAGACGGCGGACCACCTGGTACTGCCCGGCCGCACCTTCTTCATGGGCGAGTTGTATCACGAAGGCGCGGCAGCTCCGTCGAGCACCTCACCGCGTCGCCATCGACGTCGTCGCTAG
- the nagA gene encoding N-acetylglucosamine-6-phosphate deacetylase, translating into MPQIITARRLLTDAGFVDYPVITVDDNGLIAAIDVDRAQSSSDDTLTPSLFDVHTHGGVGKDVMTATPADFSELQRFYASHGVAHYLPTTVTDSIDTTLHALERIADNIERPTPANESKPVAIHLEGPFLSHAKRGVHPAHDLLPPTIKLFDRFQQAARGHIALVTVAPELPGAVEFIEYTRASGIRVSLGHTNATLAEAQAAIDAGAASATHTFNAMRPLDHREPGVVAAVLNSPELFAELIADGIHVHPEMMKLWWRSKGAKRALLVTDSMSATGMADGDYTLGGLAVTVENQTATLTDSRSTLAGSLLTLDRAVENLQHFIGVPLAEAVRAASTNPAAMLGRNNVVSVSIGAPAHLNRYNAEGRRIATYLHGHELTS; encoded by the coding sequence ATGCCGCAAATCATCACAGCACGACGACTCCTCACCGACGCAGGTTTCGTCGACTATCCCGTCATCACCGTGGACGACAACGGCCTCATCGCCGCGATCGACGTCGACCGCGCCCAGTCCTCAAGCGACGATACGCTCACGCCTTCGCTTTTCGACGTCCACACCCACGGCGGCGTCGGCAAAGACGTGATGACCGCCACGCCTGCCGACTTCAGCGAACTGCAGCGCTTCTATGCGAGCCACGGCGTTGCGCACTACCTGCCGACCACCGTCACTGACTCCATCGACACCACGCTGCATGCGCTCGAACGCATCGCCGACAACATCGAGCGCCCTACTCCTGCAAACGAGTCGAAGCCCGTAGCGATTCACCTTGAAGGACCGTTCCTCTCGCACGCCAAGCGCGGCGTGCATCCGGCGCACGATCTTCTGCCGCCGACCATCAAGCTCTTCGACCGCTTCCAACAAGCCGCCCGCGGGCACATCGCGCTCGTCACCGTCGCGCCCGAACTTCCCGGTGCCGTCGAGTTCATCGAGTACACCAGGGCAAGCGGCATACGCGTCTCGCTCGGCCACACCAACGCCACGCTTGCTGAAGCTCAAGCCGCGATCGACGCAGGCGCAGCCTCTGCCACGCACACCTTCAACGCCATGCGCCCGCTCGATCATCGCGAACCCGGTGTCGTCGCCGCTGTGCTCAATAGCCCCGAGCTCTTTGCCGAACTCATCGCCGACGGCATCCACGTACATCCCGAAATGATGAAGCTGTGGTGGCGTTCAAAGGGTGCCAAGCGCGCTCTGCTCGTCACCGACTCGATGTCCGCAACCGGCATGGCCGATGGAGATTACACGCTCGGCGGGCTCGCCGTGACCGTCGAAAATCAAACGGCCACGCTCACCGACAGCCGCTCCACGCTCGCGGGTTCGCTGCTCACGCTCGACAGGGCCGTCGAGAATCTGCAGCACTTCATCGGCGTCCCGCTCGCTGAAGCCGTGCGCGCGGCCTCGACGAATCCCGCCGCCATGCTCGGTCGCAACAACGTCGTTTCTGTGAGCATCGGGGCCCCCGCGCACCTGAATCGCTACAACGCAGAAGGCAGACGGATCGCAACCTATCTGCACGGGCACGAACTGACATCCTGA